A window from Primulina huaijiensis isolate GDHJ02 chromosome 13, ASM1229523v2, whole genome shotgun sequence encodes these proteins:
- the LOC140991045 gene encoding protein OPI10 homolog, with protein sequence MFGVVFPNRSFPLDISTFQQIDATHWLLDMNHFVGESYDSIREICIFLLNNFTLPPDKALALYIQSPGSPFVFCGALTLARPSAVLSLSWPDPAQLQIMAPDAPPLSANIGVSVEDIASLPSLDVAAERKIERLALKVGENLFNFMQSFCGVDGSKLVVPMDIMDRWFKKFQERAKRDPEYLKGFAFQ encoded by the coding sequence ATGTTCGGAGTGGTGTTCCCGAATCGAAGCTTCCCTCTCGACATCTCCACGTTCCAGCAAATCGACGCAACCCATTGGCTGCTCGATATGAACCATTTCGTCGGCGAATCCTACGATTCCATCCGAGAAATCTGCATATTCTTGCTGAACAATTTCACCCTCCCTCCAGACAAGGCTCTGGCCTTGTACATCCAGTCCCCCGGCTCCCCTTTTGTCTTCTGTGGAGCCCTCACCCTCGCACGCCCCTCTGCAGTCCTCTCACTATCCTGGCCGGATCCAGCCCAGCTTCAAATTATGGCCCCAGATGCCCCGCCTCTTTCGGCTAACATCGGGGTGTCGGTGGAGGATATTGCTTCACTGCCCTCGCTGGATGTGGCCGCTGAACGGAAGATTGAGCGGCTGGCTTTGAAAGTTGGGGAGAATCTGTTCAATTTCATGCAGTCGTTTTGTGGGGTAGATGGGTCGAAGCTGGTGGTGCCTATGGACATCATGGACCGATGGTTCAAGAAGTTCCAGGAGCGTGCCAAGCGTGATCCAGAGTATTTGAAAGGGTTTGCCTTTCAGTAA